One window of the Paenibacillus beijingensis genome contains the following:
- a CDS encoding helix-turn-helix domain-containing protein has translation MVTSESQLKILDFLTSIDMDSIALESCRRYDAKTTNTSRHSHNTLELSYFLKGEQIISLNDKTIESRVYDLVGYQPGCEHQGVLTPQEVLTIKLDIKYRSLVQGCSFQLRDKSGIIRWLFEQIDYEHSNKRVGSDRMIRNYAENIILHIIRHYKTASNVSLQETFYELLHYITHNCSLDITLEQMASIMNVSKSYLHKVFRTYTGSTPLHYLNEARINYAKKLLTSTDASIQDVSYAAGFNDSRYFSRVFKQVTNQSPSTWKKNSQLII, from the coding sequence ATGGTGACAAGCGAATCGCAGCTCAAAATACTGGATTTCCTGACGAGCATCGATATGGACTCCATCGCACTGGAATCTTGCCGCCGATACGACGCCAAGACGACCAATACGTCAAGGCACAGCCACAACACATTGGAGCTCAGTTATTTCCTGAAAGGCGAGCAAATCATCAGTTTGAACGACAAAACGATTGAGTCCCGGGTATATGATCTGGTTGGCTACCAACCCGGCTGCGAGCATCAGGGCGTATTGACTCCGCAAGAGGTGCTGACCATCAAGCTTGATATCAAGTACCGTTCCCTGGTGCAAGGCTGTTCTTTCCAGCTCAGGGACAAATCAGGGATCATTCGCTGGCTGTTCGAACAAATTGACTACGAGCACAGCAACAAGCGGGTCGGGAGCGACCGCATGATCCGAAACTATGCCGAGAACATTATTCTCCACATTATCCGCCATTATAAAACCGCTTCCAATGTTTCGCTGCAAGAAACGTTCTATGAATTACTGCATTATATCACCCATAACTGCAGCCTGGACATTACGCTCGAGCAAATGGCCTCGATCATGAATGTAAGCAAATCGTATCTTCATAAGGTTTTTCGAACTTACACGGGAAGTACGCCTCTTCATTACTTGAACGAGGCACGGATCAACTACGCCAAAAAACTGCTGACCTCCACCGATGCCAGTATTCAGGATGTGTCGTATGCGGCAGGTTTTAACGATTCCCGGT
- a CDS encoding ABC transporter substrate-binding protein — protein sequence MGFTMKKSSAKAILSATVLLPLAAAGCGQNAPSEANRASSPGASQTAVSSSGVTLSRSNEGETITFLTSGTPWMTPLIEKIPEFEKLTGITVDVQQMVDTQLSNKVSVSASTGGHDLDLIYYRPLQEALLFIKNNWLEDLSGYIQQDPDFHYEDFFQAGRDITSKDGKVYGIPTMSERTMFFYNTEMFKDAGLSGTPKTYEELEEYAKKLHDPDNNRYAFAVRGEGNSAVTQFAAFLRGFGGDFIKDGKAAINTPEAIKAFEFYGKLVREYSAPGAISNIWSDSLALFTQGRAAMYIDGDVHYAETEDPESSVVAGKVGFGPFPAGPAGSTPSSIIPWAIGISSGSKHKEASWEFIRWATSKGVDLELELQGNSSARDSTWKNPKAEAVFPSGMVEVIKASGASGNPIDRPYLISGGEARSIVAQVLTAAIAGKKELQPIADDANARLQTLVDKEKQ from the coding sequence ATGGGATTTACGATGAAAAAATCCTCTGCCAAGGCCATCCTGAGCGCAACCGTCCTCTTGCCGCTGGCTGCCGCCGGTTGCGGGCAAAATGCACCGTCTGAAGCAAATCGCGCGTCATCCCCGGGAGCTTCACAAACGGCAGTAAGCAGCAGCGGCGTTACTTTGTCCCGATCTAATGAGGGAGAAACGATCACCTTTCTGACTTCCGGCACGCCATGGATGACCCCTCTGATCGAGAAAATTCCGGAATTTGAAAAGCTTACGGGCATTACCGTTGACGTGCAGCAAATGGTCGATACGCAATTATCCAACAAAGTTTCTGTAAGCGCTTCAACTGGCGGGCATGACCTCGATCTGATCTATTATCGGCCGCTGCAGGAAGCGCTGCTTTTCATCAAAAACAACTGGCTAGAGGACTTGAGCGGATATATTCAGCAGGACCCGGACTTCCACTACGAAGACTTCTTCCAAGCCGGGCGGGACATCACCAGCAAAGACGGCAAAGTTTACGGCATTCCGACGATGAGCGAACGCACGATGTTTTTCTACAATACCGAAATGTTCAAGGATGCCGGTCTAAGCGGCACGCCGAAAACGTACGAGGAGCTGGAGGAGTACGCCAAGAAGCTGCATGATCCGGACAATAACCGGTATGCGTTTGCCGTTCGGGGCGAAGGCAACAGTGCGGTGACCCAATTCGCGGCTTTCTTGCGGGGCTTCGGGGGCGACTTCATCAAGGACGGCAAAGCGGCGATCAATACGCCCGAAGCGATTAAGGCGTTCGAGTTCTATGGCAAATTGGTACGGGAGTACAGTGCGCCCGGCGCGATCAGCAATATTTGGTCGGATTCCCTGGCACTCTTTACGCAAGGACGTGCGGCGATGTACATCGATGGAGACGTCCATTATGCCGAAACGGAAGATCCGGAGAGCTCCGTCGTGGCAGGCAAAGTCGGCTTCGGTCCATTCCCCGCAGGTCCGGCAGGTTCAACCCCATCCAGCATTATTCCGTGGGCGATCGGCATCAGCAGCGGGTCGAAGCATAAGGAGGCAAGCTGGGAATTTATCAGGTGGGCAACAAGCAAAGGCGTAGATCTTGAACTGGAATTGCAAGGCAACTCCAGCGCCCGTGATTCGACATGGAAAAATCCGAAGGCCGAGGCGGTATTCCCGAGCGGAATGGTCGAAGTGATCAAGGCGAGCGGCGCTTCCGGCAATCCGATCGACAGGCCGTACCTCATTAGCGGGGGCGAGGCAAGAAGCATCGTTGCCCAGGTGCTAACGGCGGCGATTGCCGGCAAGAAAGAGCTGCAGCCGATTGCGGACGACGCCAATGCGCGGCTTCAGACGCTGGTCGATAAAGAAAAACAATAG